cctttacaactgactaggtatccccctttccctttccaactgactaggtatccccctttccctttacaactgactaggtatccccctttccaactgactaggtatccccctttccctctccaactgactaggtatccccctttccaactgactaggtatcccccctttccctttccaactgactaggtatccccctttccctttccaactgactaggtatccccctttacaactgactaggtatccccctttccctttccaactgactaggtatccccctttccctttccaactgactaggtatccccctttccctttacaactgactaggtatccccctttccaactgactaggtatccccctttccctctccaactgactaggtatccccctttccctttccaactgactaggtatccccctttccaactgactaggtatccccctttccctttccaactgactaggtatccccctttccctttccaactgactaggtatccccctttccctttacaactgactaggtatccccctttccaactgactaggtatccccctttacaactgactaggtatccccctttccctttacaactgactaggtatacccctttccctttccaactgactaggtatccccctttccaactgactaggtatccccctttacaactgactaggtatccccctttccaactgactaggtatccccctttacaactgactaggtatccccctttccctttacaactgactaggtatccccctttccctttacaactgactaggtatccccctttccctttacaactgactaggtatccccctttccaactgactaggtatccccctttccctctccaactgactaggtatacccctttacaactgactaggtatccccctttacaactgactaggtatccccctttccctttacaactgactaggtatccccctttccctttacaactgactaggtatccccctttccaactgactaggtatccccctttccctctccaactgactaggtatccccctttacaactgactaggtatccccctttccctttacaactgactaggtatccccctttccctttccaactgactaggtatccccctttccctttacaactgactaggtatccccctttccctttccaactgactaggtatccccctttccaactgactaggtatccccctttccctttacaactgactaggtatccccctttccctttccaactgactagatatccccctttccaactgactagatatccccctttacaactgactaggtatccccctttccaactgactaggtatccccctttacaactgactaggtatccccctttacaactgactaggtatccccctttacaactgactaggtatccccctttacaactgactaggtatccccctttccaactgactaggtatccccctttacaactgactaggtatccccctttccaactgactaggtatccccctttacaactgactaggtatccccctttccaactgactaggtatccccctttacaactgactaggtatccccctttccctttacaactgactaggtatccccctttccctttacaactgactaggtatccccctttccctctccaactgactaggtatccccctttccaactgactaggtatccccctttccctttccaactgactaggtatccccctttccctttccaactgactagatatccccctttccaactgactagatatccccctttccaactgactagatatccccctttacaactgactaggtatccccctttccaactgactagatatccccctttacaactgactagatatccccctttccctttccaactgactagatatccccctttacaactgactaggtatccccctttacaactgactaggtatccccctttccaactgactaggtatccccctttacaactgactaggtatccccctttccaactgactaggtatccccctttacaactgactagatatccccctttccctttacaactgactaggtatccccctttccctttccaactgactagatatccccctttccctttccaactgactaggtatccccctttacaactgactaggtatccccctttccctttccaactgactagatatccccctttccctttccaactgactaggtatccccctttacaactgactaggtatccccctttccaactgactaggtatccccctttccctttacaactgactaggtatccccctttccaactgactaggtatccccctttccctttacaactgactaggtatcccccctttccctttccaactgactaggtatccccctttccctttccaactgactaggtatccccctttccctttacaactgactaggtatccccctttccctttccaactgactaggtatccccctttccaactgactaggtatccccctttacaactgactaggtatccccctttccctttacaactgactaggtatccccctttccctttccaactgactaggtatccccctttccctttccaactgactaggtatccccctttccctttccaactgactagatatccccctttccctttccaactgactaggtatccccctttccaactgactaggtatccccctttacaactgactaggtatccccctttacaactgactaggtatacccctttacaactgactaggtatccccctttacaactgactaggtatccccctttccctttacaactgactaggtatccccctttccctttccaactgactaggtatccccctttccctttacaactgactaggtatccccctttccaactgactaggtatccccctttccctttccaactgactaggtatccccctttccctttacaactgactaggtatccccctttccctttacaactgactaggtatccccctttccaactgactaggtatccccctttccctttccaactgactaggtatccccctttccctttacaactgactaggtatccccctttccaactgactaggtatccccctttccctttccaactgactaggtatccccctttccctttacaactgactaggtatccccctttccctttccaactgactaggtatccccctttccctttccaactgactaggtatccccctttacaactgactaggtatccccctttccctttacaactgactaggtatccccctttccctttccaactgactaggtatccccctttccctttacaactgactaggtatccccctttccaactgactaggtatccccctttccctctccaactgactaggtatccccctttacaactgactaggtatccccctttccctttacaactgactaggtatccccctttccctttccaactgactaggtatccccctttccaactgactaggtatccccctttccctttccaactgactaggtatccccctttccctttccaactgactaggtatccccctttccaactgactaggtatccccctttccctttacaactgactaggtatccccctttccctttccaactgactaggtatccccctttccctttccaactgactaggtatccccctttccctttccaactgactagatatccccctttccaactgactagatatccccctttccaactgactaggtatccccctttccctttccaactgactagatatccccctttacaactgactaggtatccccctttacaactgactaggtatccccctttccaactgactaggtatccccctttacaactgactaggtatccccctttccaactgactagatatccccctttacaactgactaggtatccccctttccaactgactaggtatccccttttacaactgactagatatccccctttccctttccaactgactaggtatccccctttccctttccaactgactagatatccccctttccctttccaactgactaggtatccccctttccaactgactaggtatccccctttacaactgactaggtatccccctttccaactgactaggtatccccctttccaactgactaggtatccccctttccaactgactaggtatccccctttccaactgactaggtatccccctttccctttccaactgactaggtatccccctttccaactgactaggtatccccctttccaactgactaggtatccccctttccaactgactaggtatccccctttccaactgactaggtatccccctttccaactgactaggtatccccctttacaactgactaggtatccccctttccaactgactaggtatccccctttccaactgactaggtatccccctttccctttccaactgactagatatccccctttccctttccaactgactaggtatccccctttccaactgactaggtatccccctttccctttccaactgactaggtatccccctttccctttacaactgactaggtatccccctttccctttccaactgactagatatccccctttccctttccaactgactaggtatccccctttccaactgactaggtatccccctttacaactgactaggtatccccctttacaactgactaggtatccccctttacaactgactaggtatccccctttacaactgactaggtatccccctttccctttccaactgactaggtatccccctttccctttacaactgactaggtatccccctttccaactgactaggtatccccctttccctttacaactgactaggtatccccctttccctttccaactgactagatatccccctttccaactgactaggtatccccctttccctttacaactgactaggtatccccctttccctttccaactgactaggtatccccctttccctctccaactgactagatatccccctttccctttacaactgactaggtatccccctttacaactgactaggtatccccctttacaactgactaggtatccccctttccctttccaactgactagatatccccctttccctttccaactgactagatatccccctttccaactgactaggtatccccctttccctctccaactgactagatatccccctttccctttacaactgactaggtatccccctttacaactgactaggtatccccctttccaactgactaggtatccccctttccctttccaactgactaggtatccccctttccctttacaactgactaggtatccccctttccaactgactaggtatccccctttccaactgactagatatccccctttccaactgactaggtatccccctttccctctccaactgactagatatccccctttccctttacaactgactaggtatccccctttacaactgactaggtatccccccctttacaactgactaggtatccccctttccaactgactaggtatccccctttccaactgactaggtatccccctttccctttccaactgactagatatccccctttccctttccaactgactaggtatccccctttccctttacaactgactaggtatccccctttacaactgactaggtatccccctttccaactgactaggtatccccctttccctttccaactgactagatatccccctttccctttccaactgactaggtatccccctttccctttccaactgactaggtatccccctttacaactgactaggtatccccctttccctttacaactgactagatatccccctttccctttccaactgactaggtatccccctttacaactgactaggtatccccctttccctttacaactgactaggtatccccctttccaactgactaggtatccccctttccctttacaactgactaggtatccccctttacaactgactaggtatccccctttccctttacaactgactaggtatccccctttccaactgactaggtatccccctttacaactgactaggtatccccctttccaactgactaggtatccccctttccctttccaactgactaggtatccccctttacaactgactaggtatccccctttccaactgactaggtatccccctttccaactgactaggtatccccctttccctttacaactgactaggtatccccctttccaactgactaggtatccccctttccaactgactagatatccccctttacaactgactaggtatccccctttccaactgactagatatccccctttccctttacaactgactaggtatccccctttacaactgactaggtatccccctttccaactgactaggtacccccctttccctttacaactgactaggtatccccctttacaactgactaggtatccccctttccctttccaactgactaggtatccccctttacaactgactaggtatccccctttccctttccaactgactagatatccccctttacaactgactaggtatccccctttccctttccaactgactaggtatccccctttccaactgactaggtatccccctttccctttccaactgactaggtatccccctttccctttacaactgactaggtatccccctttccctttccaactgactaggtatccccttcccctttacaactgactagatatccccctttccaactgactaggtatccccctttacaactgactaggtatccccctttccctttccaactgactagatatccccctttacaactgactaggtatccccctttacaactgactaggtatccccctttccctttacaactgactagatatccccctttacaactgactaggtatccccctttccctttccaactgactaggtatcaccctttccctttacaactgactaggtatccccctttccaactgactaggtatccccctttccctttccaactgactaggtatccccctttacaactgactaggtatccccctttacaactgactaggtatccccctttccctttacaactgactagatatccccctttccaactgactaggtatccccctttccctttacaactgactaggtatccccctttccctttacaactgactaggtatccccctttccaactgactaggtatccccctttccctttacaactgactaggtatccccctttccctttacaactgactaggtatccccctttccctttacaactgactaggtatccccctttccaactgactaggtatccccctttacaactgactaggtatccccctttccctttacaactgactaggtatccccctttccaactgactaggtatccccctttacaactgactaggtatcccccctttccctttacaactgactaggtatccccctttccctttacaactgactaggtatccccctttccaactgactaggtatccccctttacaactgactaggtatccccctttccctttacaactgactaggtatccccctttccaactgactaggtatccccctttacaactgactaggtatccccctttccaactgactaggtatccccctttacaactgactaggtatcccccctttccctttacaactgactaggtatccccctttccctttccaactgactaggtatccccctttccaactgactaggtatccccctttacaactgactaggtatccccctttccaactgactaggtatccccctttacaactgactaggtatcccccctttccctttacaactgactaggtatccccctttccctttacaactgactaggtatccccctttccaactgactaggtatccccctttccaactgactagatatccccctttacaactgactaggtatcccccttgccaactgactaggtatccccctttccaactgactaggtatccccctttccaactgactaggtatccccctttccaactgactaggtatccccctttccctttacaactgactaggtatccccctttccctttccaactgactaggtatccccctttccaactgactaggtatccccctttccctttccaactgactaggtatccccctttccctttccaactgactaggtatccccctttccctttccaactgactagatatccccctttccctttccaactgactaggtatccccctttccaactgactaggtatccccctttacaactgactaggtatccccctttccaactgactagatatccccctttacaactgactaggtatcccccctttccctttacaactgactaggtatccccctttccctttacaactgactaggtatccccctttccaactgactaggtatccccctttccaactgactagatatccccctttacaactgactaggtatcccccttgccaactgactaggtatccccctttccaactgactaggtatccccctttccaactgactaggtatccccctttccaactgactaggtatccccctttacaactgactaggtatccccctttccaactgactaggtatccccctttccaactgactaggtatccccctttccaactgactaggtatccccctttacaactgactaggtatccccctttccaactgactaggtatccccctttccctttccaactgactaggtatccccctttacaactgactaggtatccccctttccaactgactaggtatccccctttccaactgactaggtatccccctttccaactgactaggtatccccctttccaactgactaggtatccccctttacaactgactaggtatccccctttccaactgactaggtatccccctttacaactgactaggtatccccctttacaactgactaggtatccccctttacaactgactaggtatccccctttccaactgactaggtatccccctttccaactgactaggtatccccctttacaactgactaggtatccccctttacaactgactaggtatccccctttccaactgactaggtatccccctttacaactgactaggtatccccctttacaactgactaggtatccccctttacaactgactaggtatccccctttacaactgactaggtatccccctttacaactgactaggtatccccctttccaactgactaggtatccccctttccaactgactaggtatcctcctttccctttacaactgactaggtatccccctttacaactgactaggtatccccctttccaactgactaggtatccccctttacaactgactaggtatccccctttacaactgactaggtatccccctttacaactgactaggtatccccctttacaactgactaggtatccccctttacaactgactaggtatccccctttccaactgactaggtatccccctttccaactgactaggtatccccctttccaactgactaggtatccccctttccaactgactaggtatccccctttccaactgactaggtatccccctttccaactgactaggtatccccctttacaactgactaggtatccccctttacaactgactaggtatccccctttccaactgactaggtatccccctttacaactgactaggtatccccctttacaactgactaggtatccccctttccaactgactaggtatccccctttccaactgactaggtatccccctttacaactgactaggtatccccctttacaactgactaggtatccccctttccaactgactaggtatccccctttccaactgactaggtatccccctttccaactgactaggtatccccctttacaactgactaggtatccccctttccaactgactaggtatccccctttccaactgactaggtatccccctttacaactgactaggtatccccctttcctttcccgtTGTGTGAATGTGTACATTCCATATAAAGGAAGGAGAGGCTCGTCAGTGTTTTATTCCTGCACCCAACACAACCTTCAGACTTTACACAAGTCCTCTTCAGACTTTACACAAGTCCTCTTCAGACTTTACACAACCTTCAGACTTTACACAAGTCCTCTTCAGACTTTACACAAGTCCTCTTCAGACTTTACATAACCTTCAGACTTTACACAAGTCCTCTTCAGACTTTACACAAGTCCTCTTCAGACTTTACATAACCTTCAGACTTTACACAACCTTCAGACTTTACACAAGTCCTCTTCAGACTTTACACAAGTCCTCTTCAGACTTTACACAAGTCCTCATTTCTTTACTCAGTAATATTGTTTGTCCCAGCAGCGGTATCCTCAAGGTAAAGATGAGCATGTCACTCTGCGGTTCTTCATTGGATATAcgttgcattcggaaagtattcagaccccttgaccttttccacattttctattctaaaatcatcatcatcatcatcatcatcatcatcatcatcatcatcatcatcatcatcatcatcatcatcatcaatctacacacaataccccataatgacaaaggagtctgagtctgggtggttacaaaatgtcactatagtccctggttcgaatccaggctgtatcacatcctgccgtgattgggagtcccacagggtggctcacaattggcccagcgtcgtccaggtttggccggagtaggccgtcattgtaaataagaatttgttcttaactgacttgcctagttaaataaaggtaaaataaaaataaataaaaatgaaaatatttaatacattttagaataacactaacgtaacaaaatgtggactgaaggaagggttctgaatactttccagacGCCCTGTATAGATTAAATATACTGTaatttatattatatatacataaTACTGATGTGAAAACTAAATATACTGTAAATTATATTATATGTACATAATACTGATGTGAAAATAAATATACtgtaaattaaaatatatatacataatacTGATGTGAAAATAAATATACTGTAAATTATATTATATGTACATAATACTGATGTGAAAATAAATATACTGTAAATTATATTATATGTACATAATACTGATGTGAAAATAAATATACTGTAAATTATATTATATGTACATAATACTGATGTGAAAATAAATATACTCTACATTATATTATATGTACATAATACTGATGTGAAAAATAAAACGTGTCTTTTTTCATGTTCCAGGTAAAGGGAACTACTGGACGTTGGATCCTAACTGTGAGAAGATGTTTGACAACGGGAACTTCAGGAGGAAGAGGAAACGTCGCTCCGACTCCACTAACAGCACCAAGACAGAGGACGGCCGAGCAGCCCCGCCCAAGACCATGGACAGCCCCCAGCTCCTAGGCCCCGCCTCCCCAGACATGGAGGTGGTCAGTGAGGGTCATAAGAGCTCCTCCCCCTCGGGCCTTGCGTCCGGTGGCACTCCGTGTTTTAATAACTTCTTCAGCAGTATGGCTGGGCTGGGCTCTGGGTCCCTAGGTGCCTCTGGCCCCCCCAGCAGACAGACTGGCTCTCTGGGGCTGGTCAACGAGCTGACCAATAGGAACATTACAGCCCTCCATAGCAGCCCATACCACAACCATACCACCCACACCacaggcccaggcccaggccaGGACAGTCACAGCCCGGGGGTCTCAGAAACGGGCCATGAGGTCCACGGTCACCCAGCAGACAGCCTGTCTCACTTCAACAGAGGAGTGTACTGCAACACCTTCAGCGGAGGGGGGCAGGAAGGACAGTTCAACAGCCACTTCTACAACACCTTCAGCGGAGGGGGGCAGACAGGACAGTTCAACAGCCACTTCTACAACAGCTTCAGCGTCAACGGTCTAATATACCCCAGAGAGGGCACGGACGTGTAGCGTATAATGTATATTTGTATTCgtatttattacggatccccattagctgctgccaaggaagcagctactcttcctggggtccagcaaaattaaggcagtttataattttttttaaacattacaatacattcacagtttttacaacacactgtgtgtcctcagacccctactccaccactaccacattatcaacagtaccaaatccatgtgtacgtgtgtgtatagtgcatatgttatcgtgtgtat
This genomic window from Salvelinus fontinalis isolate EN_2023a unplaced genomic scaffold, ASM2944872v1 scaffold_0105, whole genome shotgun sequence contains:
- the LOC129843287 gene encoding forkhead box protein I1c-like encodes the protein MNSIDPSVHHTSSPAASSLQPQPKGTQEPPEMAVYCDNLSMYHHQQTFQGAQRPPGYGFGDYTSSPNPYLWLNRPAVNSASFMPPSYGTQRQFLTNSPGFGGPDLGWLSIASQEELLKLVRPPYSYSALIAMAIQNVHEKKLTLSQIYRYIADNFPFYKKSKVGWQNSIRHNLSLNDCFKKVPRDEDDPGKGNYWTLDPNCEKMFDNGNFRRKRKRRSDSTNSTKTEDGRAAPPKTMDSPQLLGPASPDMEVVSEGHKSSSPSGLASGGTPCFNNFFSSMAGLGSGSLGASGPPSRQTGSLGLVNELTNRNITALHSSPYHNHTTHTTGPGPGQDSHSPGVSETGHEVHGHPADSLSHFNRGVYCNTFSGGGQEGQFNSHFYNTFSGGGQTGQFNSHFYNSFSVNGLIYPREGTDV